The Acanthochromis polyacanthus isolate Apoly-LR-REF ecotype Palm Island chromosome 16, KAUST_Apoly_ChrSc, whole genome shotgun sequence genome segment ACCATgttgaaaaatcacattttttcgacacagtatactatggtgttttgtttttttttacaaaatttataacgattttttttcaaagaaaaccttcccATAGTGTTTTCACTGCcttctttacattatttcatcatgtgaCATGTTTTTATACCATgttgaaaaatcacattttttcgacacagtatactatggtgttttgtttttttttttacaaaagtcatgacgattttttttcaaagaaaaccttcccATAGTGTTTTCACAGCcttctttacattatttcatcatgtgacatgtttttacaacatgttgaaaaaataaaaaaatttgacatactatactatggcgtttttttgggaCTAAattcatgacttttttttcaaagaaaatcttactttattgttttctatagcctactttacattatttcatcatatggcatgttttacatgttgaaaaaatccagaaaaaaatttcaatgtagtatactatggtgttttgttgggacaaaattcatgatgatttttttaaaaagaaaactgctctatagtgtttttcacagcctactttacattatctcatcatatggcatgtttataTAATATGTTGAAAAgtggtggggttttttttgatagagtatactatggcgtgttcttggacaaaattcatgatttttttttcaaagaaaaccttcccataatgtttttcacagcctactttacactatttcatcatatggcatgctaagtttgtcctggtgccaaaatatcaaaagacatgtttcctcagtttgtttcacatagatgatctgaataattactagctgtgtttcctaacaaaaccTGTAGGATGCGTTCCAGTGTGTCtttaaggtgtactagcttgtctgttgtgtctgtttcaACTGAAAtataattgtattcttgcactcttccttttctcttcactatcccccttgtttttctcatttctctcttcctgcctttcccctgtcaggtctGGCAAATGTATGTACATTTAACTAATcaagtattcaaactaaataaattactgtacagtatcaaggggagtcttatacttataaactccccttggaaaagcaaacttatatggcacaatgcagcagccagatccccattctgcctgctctgttgccagacaggacaaaaaaaaaaaaaaaaaaaaaatcctcactgtgaagcaacccttacctGCACTGaagtggaaatattttagaaaaatacactgaattacaaggCTTTACAGAACCGTGCACTATTGTAGACCTAAAATGTAAGGTtataattacatgattttaataatcATAGGtcatgatctaaagtgggctggtCTTAGGCATGAaactccagggctgaaaatgagtcacaCTCCGGCCCTGGTTCCATCATGTGTAATACTGACAGTAATTTAGAAGGCTTCATCAGAAATAATCTTAAAACAATCATGCTGAATAAGTCCAGAAGACTGATCTTTATCCCCCCCAATTTCCTTGTTTCTCAGCAGTAAAGAGGAAGATACAACTCTTGTTCCAATTCACCTTTGAGTACAAACTACAGCTGCCCTTACAAAGTACATCCAGTATTATACGATAGAGACATACTTCATCACATTATACCAACTGTTACTCGAATGACAAACCATGATTCATGGGACAAACCTTCTGGGACTGATCATGAACTGCTGGCCTGCATACTGGAAAATGAGCCCGGATGGAATACAACAGCGCTGTATTTTTGGCATAATGTGTATTGTGACATACCAACTCTTTCTGGCATGCTAGATAGTTTGAAGTTTAGAACACACCAAGTCTgtctcaatgaaaaaaaaaaaaaaaaaccagttCCTTTTCAAATGCCATCATAATAGTTCAGACTTGTGCTCAGATGTATAGTCTTCCTTTCCTACCCTTAGTACAAGTTATCACATAGTTCAGGCAAGAGGTTTTAAAAAGTCATGAGATCTTGAAATATCTACTTTAAATATCTGTCGAGCAACAATAAATAAGTCATAAGCatcgattttttttccccacattgaaCTTATCAAACCTCACCTCCAGGGTAATACCGCCAAGAAACCAATGCAAGTGTAAGttcttaaaacattttattagaCTTCTCAGCTAATACGGATTGGCCCCAGTGACACATGATTGAACTTGTTCTCATCTGAAACGGCACGTCTTTGAcctgtggggggggggggggggggggaagaaaAAGGCAAATCTTAGCAAATGCTGACATTAACAGCTTCAAAAGGAAAATTTAGTCAAGCAGAGGTGCTACAGTCACATTGAGCACATTTCAGGGTGAACACCTTGCAAAACAATGTAACCGTTTAATTATATGCAGTCTTATACCTTTATTTCTGTTATCTGGGTTCACACATTGCCCCTTGCAAACTCCACCAAGTGGATTTCTGGCATCACAGATCATCACATCACAGTGGACGAAGAGCTGCAAGTTAAACATTCATGGCCATTTATAGCGACTTACAGTCATGTGACCCTTGAAAGTGCATTCATTCTTAAAGTTGAACTTACCTGGCGACTCAAATCCTCTTGGTCTCGAGTGAAGGCAAACATCTTTACCTCAAAGCGTTTGAAATGAGAAGGATACTGAACTCTGGCATCAGTCCAAACTGGATGGAAGATCACCTGATACTGGTCAACAGGGTTTGTACAGCTAGAGAATTTCAAAGGGTTAGCTGGGTAATGACATCCAAAACAATGCCACTAAACTGAAACCAAGTCCCATGTGTCTGTACCAGCTGATCAATTAAGTTCAACAGTTATGACACTGGGAAATCTGGAAAGTTACCCATTAATGATGAGATTCCATCTGGGCCGAGACGTCCTGTCTTCAGCCAGCGTCGCCCAGCAGTTCTCCAGCTCCACCGACACTTCGGGGCTTGCAGGTGTTAACAGCTCCACTTCAAAGTACAGGGGCTGCTGTAGATATTTTGTTATGGGATAGTCCTCAACCCTGTGGAACACGCTATAGGAGTCGTCTAAGTGAAAACAGACATTGACCCAAATGATTGAGTGTAGACTGAGCAGGAATGTCTTCAGTTTGAAAGTGCACAATCCTCATTTTGTAACACGTTTCACTAAAGCTGATGTCAGGAGGTGCATTTATTGAAGATCAATTTGCAAGATCACCTCCTGACTATAGGGGATGCCGTCAGGGTACCAATTTAGAAAATACAAGACCACTATACCATGCAGCTCTCCTAAAACAAACTTATGTCTCCAAGTGTCCATTGTGCAGATTGGAGAAAACCTGATCACGTCCCTTTGCATCAGCCACCGAGTTTAGAAATTAATATGCCAAGAGAAGTCTCATTTTCCTCAGTTTTTGGGGTTTTGACCTTGGAGTGTTAAAATGAGGGCATTactattggaaaaaaaataaataaaagataaaccACAACATTTTTAACTTCACTCACCCAAAGCAAGTCTCATTGCAACTTGCAGCTGGCCTTTTGCGTTTTCAGCATATGGTTCGTTCCTGCGTTGTCTCGGTTGAAAGGCCACAGCATAGGTTGTGTTGATGTCATAATAGCATGAAACTTTTAACCTAAGAGGCAACCCATAAGACTTAAATGCAGAAAtgctgatttaaaagaaaatcaatccgactaaaaatgaaacatctgtctttttgctttaccattttcttcttgttctgTCCGATTGTACCAGAAAGTAATTTATCTTACAGCAATACGTTTtaaatgtagtgtttttcaAGCTGCAGCTAGCCATTTCAACTGTCATTTTACTTTCCAATACTTTTTATAAGTGATCTGGTCAAAATTTAAAGGtcatcagaaaatgttcaaatatctCATTTTATTAAACCAAATCCAAACTACAAAAGATACTTAGTTTATCACAAAgataaagaaatgcagcaaattcTCAGATGATAGGACTATATAATGTTGCTAGAAAAATGGCAACCAACTTAACTGTTGTAATTTAAAAGTGGACGCTTAAAGAGATACTCACTCATACTCCGGTTCCTCTGAGTTAGATGCCCTTTTTGCTTCAAGCTCATCCGGCAGCGAGATTTCATTTTCATACATCATCATATTGGGCAAAAACTAAGGGAACAGAGCAAAATGTCATTCATCAGGTCAATCTGGTTGTGGACAGTCTGCTTTAGGAAGTTATTAGGCAGCAAAATACCTTCCTAGTGGTCCCACAAGAGTTCCCAGTGAAGACAAAGTAAGCGTAGCGCTCATCGCTGTAGGCAGGACCACAGGTGGGGTCTCTGAGTGTGAGCTGACTGGGGTTCAGACCTGGAACTGACTCCAGTTTCACAGCTAGAGCGGTCATGGTTCCATTAGGGAAACACTCTGAAAGACCAGGATCAGACATTTAGTTTAGGCGTTTCAGcagatagaaaagaaaaaagtttggttTCCCAACACAAACCAGTCAGCGATGAAATGAAATTGCAAGCCACGGAGAATTCTTTGATAATCGTGTTTGTTTCCAGGTTCCTCAGAGTAACATCAAGTCTGCTCTTAATAGATGACAGTTCAATAGCCTGCAAAGTGGTGGACAAAgtcataaaaatgattttttttaaaaacaaaaaaaacagtgacaagTTGTGTTGACCGTGTGGAAACCAAGATCTAGAAGTCATACCTCGTACACAACAGCAGGGTCAAAAAACGGCACTACAAAGCTGAAGTGTGTTCCATTCTCCACGAAGCCATACTGCTGAGCCAAAGTTTGGGTCAGCAATTGTGTCCCCACTGCAGTCTGGAAGTTGAAGCCTTGAGTTCCATACTTCACAAGGATGTAAAAGTTCTGATAATCACAGCCACCAGAGACTGAGGGAGGAACTGCAAGGGAAAATGCAGATGTTTTAAAGAACCTAAATGGATGCAGTGTTTACTAAGGTTTTCAGAAATTTTCTTGTGAATAAATCCATTATATCCAAGAGTACCAACCAATGTTTTCTAAAGTAGCTTGCACATAAGCAGTGTgagaaaaaggaacaaaatcaTCCAACACAACTAAGCCGAAGACCAGGTGAAGAGAGTAGACCGTAGCCCCTACTTGGCTCTGTTGGGAAATGTACAGTAAGTTTATCAgccaaaataaaaaccactgtaATACATTTCCCCAAGCTGCAATCAAATCATACCGTTTGTTGAACAACCGGGTCTGTGAAGGGCACTTCAACTGTGAAGACCTTGTAGCTGCTGTTGGGGTACATGTGCTCCAGGACGTTAATGCCCCTGGCTCGGCACTCTGCCACGGACACAACCTCAGTGGGGAAGGTAATATTCACCAGTGCCACATCTGGGCAAAAATAGCCAAGCTCAAGCTTGAACACCCGCTCTGCTGCGACAGTGCCTTTGGGGCAAAAGAGGATTGATGGAAGCCTGCAATTTATTCAGATACTACAAAAACACGACTGTGATGAGACTCACGGTCAGTAACTTGAGGTGGTCGTGGCAGTAGTGGTGTTGTGATGGGGAAGAAGACTTTGTATCTGGTTCCCTCATGAGTGGCATCTTCAGTCCAGAACATCTCGATCATCGGCTCGATCGTGTAGGAGACGTGGTACTGGCCATCCTGAACGTGGCTCTACAAAAATCGGGTACATTTGGAAATTACACAGCCTAAAGCTTTCAAAGCTAAAATTAAAGACATTAAACAAAGATTTGGTCCTGAATCTTGtgtcaaagcattttttatCTAGAGGATCTTTGGTAATGCCCTACAGCTACAAGAAAAATACTAATGattgtttaaattgtattattttaacCCTGCAAAATAAACGTTTACAATATCTTTGCTGGAAATGGACTTTTGTTTGCATCATAAATCCTGCAAGCCCTTGCAGGTCAGTTGTGGGTGCATGaaggacaacaaaaaaaaaaaaaaaaaaatcattccattctgtcatttttaacccCTTTGGAACTTACCTTGAAGTAACCACCAACAGCTCCAATAGGAATGACGCTGATGATGTACGCGTCAGTGACAGTCAGTGAATACCGTCTGGCCTCAACTTCAGCAGCATCAAGCCTCTGACCATCGATGCCCATGTACACCTCTAACAGTTTTGGCTGGCCGTAGGAAATCAGTGGGTCGATGTGCCGAGGAAGGTACCAGGTGATTGTGTTGGCAGTGAAGAAAACACTACCTGTATGTAATAGGGACATAGACATTTGCAACAGGATGCTGCAGTGATTATTATAGGCTCAGTGGGCAGGTCTGTAGGCTTCAGTTTAAAGATCCAGCATTTATGGTTTGAAGTCCCTTCTTCATTGAAACTTAAGGACACTAAATGGAAAGTTTTATCACTAGCACGCTATATT includes the following:
- the LOC110960245 gene encoding uncharacterized protein LOC110960245, translating into MLKDEAFTTVFQLRLHGSQLAEDEIYQMAETCHYTAWACREIVCDHNYMEVSVKRAAPDDYILPKNPIPEAHAMLGHLRRSAEKRPIDAGFRMTTITFFTPEEKVMKVIDAQRSGHGIANTPKRLVLRSPKASPETYTQNVAGVPMLVVKTSTVFEKKWLVTRIDAAAACPIQEGSVFFTANTITWYLPRHIDPLISYGQPKLLEVYMGIDGQRLDAAEVEARRYSLTVTDAYIISVIPIGAVGGYFKSHVQDGQYHVSYTIEPMIEMFWTEDATHEGTRYKVFFPITTPLLPRPPQVTDRTVAAERVFKLELGYFCPDVALVNITFPTEVVSVAECRARGINVLEHMYPNSSYKVFTVEVPFTDPVVQQTSQVGATVYSLHLVFGLVVLDDFVPFSHTAYVQATLENIVPPSVSGGCDYQNFYILVKYGTQGFNFQTAVGTQLLTQTLAQQYGFVENGTHFSFVVPFFDPAVVYEAIELSSIKSRLDVTLRNLETNTIIKEFSVACNFISSLTECFPNGTMTALAVKLESVPGLNPSQLTLRDPTCGPAYSDERYAYFVFTGNSCGTTRKFLPNMMMYENEISLPDELEAKRASNSEEPEYELKVSCYYDINTTYAVAFQPRQRRNEPYAENAKGQLQVAMRLALDDSYSVFHRVEDYPITKYLQQPLYFEVELLTPASPEVSVELENCWATLAEDRTSRPRWNLIINGCTNPVDQYQVIFHPVWTDARVQYPSHFKRFEVKMFAFTRDQEDLSRQLFVHCDVMICDARNPLGGVCKGQCVNPDNRNKGQRRAVSDENKFNHVSLGPIRIS